One Phaseolus vulgaris cultivar G19833 chromosome 4, P. vulgaris v2.0, whole genome shotgun sequence DNA window includes the following coding sequences:
- the LOC137838688 gene encoding uncharacterized protein yields the protein MLLDLHGVPDDYSHVRDQVLGPPITPNFTSTCSTLLRVSSKHTTGIMPHVDDSSALVSQHNDCTRSYKPGKGCQKCDHCGKLGHKIDRCYALHGCPPKSVVVAQTAHVQPSTVDHTSSSFDIPGQSTIFNEFLKWWNFAIKVGSDGIIDRLKARLVAKGYTQIFGLNYGDSFSLVAKMASICLFTTMATLQQWPFYQLDANNAFLNGDLKEEIYTDQCGLLYGHNKDTKVVCYSDADWARSLSDKRSTSGYCVSIGDNLISWKSKKQSVVARSSAEAEYRVMTSATCELIWLKQLLKELQFGEVTQMTLICDNQATLHINSNPVFHERTKHIGIDCHFIRQNIISGDIKTEFVNSSSQL from the exons ATGTTATTGGATTTACATGGCGttcctgatgattattctcatGTTCGTGATCAAGTTTTGGGACCTCCTATCACGCCtaattttacttccacttgttctacccttCTGCGTGTGTCGAGTAAACACACCACTGGTATAATGcctcatgttgatgactcttctgctttagtcTCTCAACATAATGATTGTACTCGCTCTTACAAGCCGGGAAAAGGGTGTCAAaagtgtgaccattgtggcaaacttgggcataaaattgacagatgttatgccttacatggttGTCCTCCTAAATCTGTTGTGGTTGCCCAAACTGCTCATGTGCAACCTTCTACTGTGGACCATACTTCATCTTCATTTGATATCCCAGGCCAGTCtactattttcaatgaatttcttaaatg gtggaattttgctatcaaagttggttCTGATGGTATTATTGATCGTCTCAAGgctcgtcttgtggctaagggttatacccaaatttttggtttaaacTATGGTGATAGTTTTTCTCTAGTGGCAAAGATGGCTTCTATTTGCTTATTCACAACCATGGCTACTCTTCAACAATGGCCTTTTTATCAACTTGATGCCAATAATGCctttcttaatggggatttgaaggaagaaatttatacgga tcagtgtg gtttgttatatggtcataataaggatactaaagtcgtttgttattcagatgctgattgggcaAGATCTCTATCTGATAAAAGATCAACTTCcggttattgtgtctccattggtgataacttgatatcttggaagagcaagaaacaaagtgttgttgcgagatctagtgcagaagcagaatatagagtTATGACCTCagctacttgtgagcttatttggcttaaacagttacttaaagaattgcaatttggagaggtcactcaaatgacacttatatgtgataatcaggctACTCTTCATATTAActcaaatccagtttttcatgaaaggaccaaacatattgggattgattgtcatttcattcgacAAAACATTATATCgggagatatcaagactgagtttgttaattcaagtAGTCaattataa
- the LOC137838687 gene encoding uncharacterized protein, giving the protein MVKWAVELSEFDIKYEPRGPIKGQVFADFVVEQSSETVQNAGDDFRWVLSVDGSSNQLGSGAGVILEGPNGVFIEQSLRFPFKANNNQAEYEALIAGILLAKERGAKVLMAKSDSLLVTGQVTGEFQAKDLQMAAYLENVQELRRSFVLFEVVHVPREQNARSDLLAKLASSGKGGRQRTVI; this is encoded by the coding sequence atggtgaaatgggcagtggagttgtcggaattcgatatcaagtatgagccccgaggaccgattaAGGGCCAAGTCTTCgctgactttgtggtcgagcaaTCCTCCGAAACAGTACAGAACGccggggatgattttcgttgggtcctctcggtggatgggtcgtctaaccagctgggtagcggggctggggttattttggagggacccaacggtgtgTTCATAGAGCAGTCTTTGAGGTTCCCtttcaaagccaacaacaatcaggcagaatatgaagcttTGATCGCCGGCATTCTGTTGGCAAAGGAAAGGGGGGcaaaggtgctgatggccaagagtgattcATTGTTGGTCACTGGGCAAGTAACCGGCGAGTTTCAGGCCAAAGATCTGCAGATGGCAGCTTACTTGGAGAATGTGCAAGAGTTGAGGAGgtcctttgttttgtttgaagtggtgcacgtgccaagagagcagaatgcccgatcTGACCTgttagccaagctcgccagttcgggcaaggggggcagacagaggaccgttatataa